From a region of the Paenibacillus lutimineralis genome:
- a CDS encoding type I polyketide synthase, whose amino-acid sequence MSLGKADGHKEIIYFQEQWADSAPAPQNEAAARPLGVLLLVVESDTPESWRTVDALTSDFTVVSVHLGASYLREGERCYKVNRNLESDYAAMLAEVITSFPKIDSVVMLWDQELPAGRNTDGALSSVFYLIKAFHALKLRLNNRWLSLSTSGGERLDVEALGALGKSLERVYPRLRFTHAEVPGDGSKVADILRGELLQDSYAFSHEVRYEQGIRKEKQLREVVLSRECILLKPGGVYIISGGAGSLGMILAGHLARTYKARLMLLGRSTQDSALEAKLDTLRAMGAQAEYLACDVSDPLQAQQAVQQAKRCFGDIHGVVHAAGKASSKLIFQKQAHEFSGILQPKIGGVLALDEATKAEALDFFIVFSSTSSLIGDFGQGDYAVANRYLDRFCERRDRRVDQGQRSGRSISIQWPLWKTGGMHLDSGAEQLYLQASGIGQLEAEQGIVCFEAVMAGGFPQTAVIYGERAKLELQLMLAKPTEHSQVKGGATELDKHGQQRSIESGLSRVILVEERVRRDVLRLAAEVLQTQTSKLDMDENMGDFGFDSISLKEYADALCELYGIELSPAVFFAKTTLKELANFLLDEDFSEEVAAYYAAEEGPEQAFIESPAEEGVAEKSSFTEQPEPSPPSQTPALQPLSQKYPERKKTGMVPTSVQTTRDVAVVGISFKLPGADTAEELWGLLDRRENHVREVPDDRWDWKAYYSPDAQEDNKTNSRWGGFISGHDHFDAKFFQISPREAELMDPQQRLFIQAVWRAVEDSGYKMSELSGKRVGVFAGVQFSDYQQLLSANMEKVHAQSSIGNATALLSNRVSYLFNFNGPSESIDTACSSSLVALHRAVKSIQQGESELALAGGVSLMLDPNTYVGAGVMGVFSPDGQCKTFDRSANGYVKGEGVGVVVLKPLEKAVGDGDYIYGVVKGTAVNHGGRAHSLTAPNSDAQAELLLEAYTEAGVDPATVSYIETHGTGTELGDPVEVGGLKKAFSELYRRWDKDPGSGQPIGLGALKTNIGHLEPASGIAGFIKTLLALEKKKLPGNVHFKELNPYIQLEGTPFYVLDTTREWVATRDESGEAQPRCAGVSSFGFGGANAHAVIQEYLPRRSVPLSGTVQEPKLFVLSAKNEGRLREYAFQLLDYLGKSKPDLCRLAYTLQMGREDMEERLAAAASDVEELRLKLTAYCEGRQADGLYTGSVKQRRAGNIETVVNASEVRKALSLNDIPALAKAWMAGQRINWEELYSGRPLRIAGLPTYPFAETRYWMPQKEKPFFETAADSGRSSVPCLQVLIGRNVSTLYEQAFETDFHGSEFYLADHGHVLPGVVYLEMLRAAGEMADPGRQVCVIRNVIWSNPVIVEAKVRTVRTVLQAGPQGIDFRICSKQDGQIASHAQGRLEMGSTLAGATEKLDIGALIARYRGGESDARAYYELIGRLGAELGERFQGIQALHCGSEEAITKLAVLASLNPTLGQFGLHPTLTDGGLQSAVAFAYKTGRIDQNVLYVPFVLGQLEIFDVSAKPAYAHVKPSEAKGLKFDISYLGAGGEVLARMKELTIRPFQASVVQSALESESDVPKELVYFMPKWVPSPINSPALDQGEDSRLVLVNVSGGEFAALGTFDSGAPVHIEWGQKYQKLEAGRFQINPNADDAFNKWGSECSITGETRLRIVYILRQPGEETLKERIRREIYPLFQLCKWLVSWRFKHEVRICCIYQGGQAISEYNALAGFFHSLVLEQPKLLGSVIHCKGIADLDRLLMEELAGTGAHEVKYEDGRRYARQLVPAEPTLKPEQKLIQRGAYLIVGGMGGLGYIFAKYLAAFFQARLVLCGRSTHCDGEKLDELRGLGAEAMYIPMDLADPASVDGAVRTAKAAYSGLNGVFHCAGVVRDSLWAKKDMAEVEMVLNSKVYGTAHLYETLSREELELFVPFSSSTSLIGNIGQGDYAYANSFLDHYVASMNEQLGRSDTVLNWSVWQNGGMQIDAATRELLWNKFGMRPLTDEEGIAAFEQSLALGEQQILVAAGDRAKLIYAFTRPVLKESVRLKAHPVTAAAAGRDLISRLADELIGIMADILKSDRGEIATDSDLSELGFDSISFTELSNAINRAFSVDITPTLFFEQSSPLTIAEAVYGEYGVVIDRYFEAEEALPTQTANAEAPFVAKHWQKVLADNSQNAFRTMLPTLVNEAVSELVHSDRGGNGSLLELTSSRPASAREPIAIIGMSGMMPGADNLEQFWENLEAKRDMVTDIPADRWSWQDRYGDPRTETGRTDVKSGAFLNEIDTFDPLFFGISPMEAEKMDPQERHMLQIVWHTLENAGYKADALAGTRTSVFIGVSNGDYQELLLKDEIATTLTRTMLTNRISYFFNWSGPSEPVDTACSSSLVAIHRAAESIWHDECTYAVAGGINLISSPNLFIAGSSLGMLSKDGKCKTFDKSADGYVRGEGAGALLLKPLSAAIRDKDYIHGVIRGTAVNHGGKSNSITSPNAKSQADVIVQAHARAGVDPATITYIETHGTGTSLGDPIEVDGLKKAFKTLFRAWDKPDSELPQCVLGSVKTNIGHLESAAGMSSIFKVLLSMKHKKIPGNLYFNELNPYIKLEGTGLRIAEETVAWKALSDEHGSEIPRRSGISSFGVGGSNAHIIIEEYRNDPFVLPTSNRSKSLIILSAKSHSSLLENSRRLQAFAARSLSRSITASEAAADLEAALRQETASLFGNMMGIEPENIDPYVALEEYGLDAVKNVQLLEALKEKYHLEFKDSLYGFSSLNSLVMFLLQHDPEGIAEFYAGMPSHGAEQTHVDAFPVTLEQIAYGLQTGRSEFAERAAFVVDSLVGLHVLLEAYISGNRDMPGIYEGRSNARSALGKLFDGEESRLFMNELMQAGKLDKIAQLWVQGVSVDWSAWYSKDVHKTPLPEYAFDRERYWLPGPDRPPGNAVRKEHSESPLYNEASQHAPEGGAFQAAVDHDSQEGRVSLNDEQILMWLTKVQKGEISAENLNLLVGDLLE is encoded by the coding sequence ATGAGTCTCGGTAAAGCGGACGGACATAAAGAAATAATCTATTTTCAGGAGCAGTGGGCGGATTCCGCCCCTGCCCCACAGAACGAAGCGGCCGCCCGGCCCCTGGGAGTCCTACTACTTGTTGTGGAGTCGGACACCCCTGAGTCGTGGAGAACTGTTGACGCTTTGACTTCCGATTTTACAGTGGTGAGCGTGCATCTAGGAGCGTCCTACCTCCGGGAGGGAGAACGTTGCTACAAGGTTAACCGGAATCTAGAGAGTGACTACGCCGCTATGCTTGCGGAGGTTATAACAAGCTTCCCGAAAATTGACTCCGTGGTGATGTTATGGGATCAGGAGCTGCCAGCGGGGAGAAATACGGATGGTGCGTTAAGCAGCGTTTTTTATCTCATTAAAGCCTTCCATGCGTTAAAGCTAAGGTTGAACAATCGTTGGCTGTCCCTTTCCACCAGCGGGGGCGAGAGGCTGGATGTCGAGGCACTTGGCGCGCTTGGAAAGTCGTTGGAGCGCGTATATCCGCGCCTGCGCTTTACGCATGCGGAAGTACCCGGGGACGGCTCAAAAGTGGCGGATATATTGCGCGGAGAGCTGCTACAAGACAGTTATGCATTTTCCCATGAGGTCCGGTATGAACAAGGAATACGGAAAGAAAAACAGCTGCGAGAGGTTGTTTTGAGCAGAGAATGCATACTGTTGAAGCCGGGGGGCGTATACATAATTTCCGGCGGAGCGGGCTCTCTCGGGATGATTCTCGCTGGACACTTGGCCCGTACCTACAAAGCAAGGCTGATGCTGCTCGGCAGGAGCACGCAAGATTCCGCACTTGAAGCGAAGCTGGATACGCTGCGCGCAATGGGGGCGCAGGCGGAGTATCTGGCGTGCGATGTTTCCGATCCGCTACAGGCGCAGCAGGCAGTGCAGCAGGCGAAGCGGTGTTTTGGAGATATTCACGGAGTTGTCCACGCAGCGGGTAAGGCGAGCAGCAAACTTATTTTTCAAAAGCAGGCCCATGAGTTTTCCGGAATTCTCCAGCCCAAAATCGGCGGCGTTCTCGCTCTAGATGAGGCAACGAAGGCGGAGGCGCTTGATTTCTTTATCGTCTTTTCATCTACCTCTTCGCTGATCGGAGATTTTGGGCAAGGAGATTATGCCGTGGCGAACCGATATCTGGACAGATTTTGCGAGCGGCGTGATCGTCGGGTAGATCAGGGGCAACGCAGTGGCAGAAGTATCAGCATACAATGGCCGCTCTGGAAAACGGGAGGTATGCATCTAGATAGTGGGGCCGAGCAGTTGTACCTACAGGCCTCGGGTATCGGGCAATTGGAAGCCGAGCAAGGAATCGTCTGCTTTGAAGCGGTGATGGCGGGCGGATTCCCCCAGACTGCGGTTATATACGGAGAACGAGCCAAGCTGGAACTGCAATTGATGCTGGCGAAGCCGACCGAGCATAGTCAAGTCAAAGGAGGCGCAACCGAGTTGGATAAGCATGGTCAGCAACGATCCATAGAAAGTGGCTTGTCGCGGGTTATCCTCGTGGAAGAGCGGGTCAGGCGCGATGTGCTGCGATTAGCTGCGGAGGTTCTACAAACGCAGACAAGCAAGCTGGATATGGATGAAAATATGGGCGATTTCGGCTTTGATTCGATCTCGCTTAAGGAATATGCCGACGCTTTATGCGAACTGTACGGGATCGAGCTGTCCCCCGCCGTATTTTTTGCCAAAACTACGCTAAAAGAGCTGGCGAATTTTCTTCTGGATGAGGATTTCAGTGAGGAGGTCGCAGCTTATTATGCGGCTGAAGAGGGGCCAGAGCAGGCATTTATTGAATCTCCAGCTGAAGAAGGAGTGGCCGAGAAATCTTCATTTACCGAACAACCAGAACCTTCTCCTCCGAGTCAGACTCCGGCTTTGCAGCCGCTCTCCCAAAAGTACCCAGAACGTAAAAAAACGGGCATGGTGCCCACCTCGGTACAGACAACCCGGGATGTGGCCGTTGTTGGCATTAGCTTCAAGCTACCTGGGGCGGATACGGCTGAAGAGCTGTGGGGACTTCTGGATCGCCGCGAGAACCACGTGCGAGAGGTCCCCGATGACCGTTGGGACTGGAAGGCTTATTACAGTCCCGATGCGCAGGAAGACAACAAGACCAATTCTAGATGGGGAGGATTTATCAGCGGGCACGATCATTTCGACGCGAAATTCTTTCAGATTTCACCACGCGAGGCCGAGCTGATGGATCCGCAGCAAAGGCTGTTTATCCAGGCGGTATGGAGAGCTGTGGAAGATAGCGGCTATAAAATGTCGGAGCTTTCGGGCAAACGGGTAGGGGTGTTTGCAGGTGTGCAGTTCTCCGATTATCAGCAGCTACTGTCCGCTAACATGGAGAAGGTACATGCCCAGTCCAGCATCGGCAACGCGACCGCGCTCCTCAGTAACAGGGTATCTTATCTCTTTAATTTCAACGGGCCGAGCGAGTCGATTGACACCGCCTGCTCGAGCAGCCTTGTGGCCCTTCACCGTGCGGTCAAATCGATCCAGCAGGGGGAGAGCGAGCTGGCCCTTGCGGGTGGCGTTAGCCTAATGCTTGATCCCAACACCTATGTAGGGGCAGGCGTCATGGGGGTCTTTTCTCCGGATGGGCAATGCAAAACGTTTGACCGCAGCGCGAATGGTTATGTCAAAGGCGAGGGTGTCGGCGTGGTTGTACTCAAACCGCTTGAGAAGGCGGTGGGGGACGGTGACTATATTTATGGCGTTGTCAAAGGAACTGCCGTAAACCACGGCGGACGGGCCCACTCCCTGACTGCCCCCAATTCCGACGCCCAGGCGGAACTGTTGCTGGAGGCTTATACGGAAGCAGGAGTTGATCCGGCGACGGTGTCCTATATTGAAACCCACGGAACGGGTACTGAATTGGGTGATCCGGTTGAGGTCGGGGGCTTGAAAAAGGCATTCTCCGAACTGTACCGCCGCTGGGACAAAGACCCGGGAAGCGGACAGCCAATCGGGCTCGGCGCTTTGAAGACAAACATAGGGCATTTGGAGCCTGCCTCAGGTATCGCTGGCTTCATTAAGACTCTGCTTGCTCTTGAGAAGAAGAAATTGCCAGGAAATGTACATTTCAAAGAGCTGAACCCGTACATACAGCTTGAAGGAACCCCTTTTTATGTGCTGGACACTACAAGAGAGTGGGTGGCTACGCGCGATGAGTCCGGCGAAGCCCAACCCCGCTGTGCTGGCGTTAGCTCGTTTGGCTTCGGGGGAGCTAACGCTCACGCCGTGATTCAGGAGTATTTGCCGAGACGATCTGTTCCGCTATCAGGTACGGTTCAGGAACCCAAGCTGTTTGTCCTCTCCGCGAAGAATGAAGGGCGTTTGCGCGAATACGCGTTCCAATTACTTGATTATCTGGGTAAAAGTAAACCAGATCTATGCCGACTTGCCTATACTCTACAAATGGGGCGGGAGGATATGGAGGAGAGGTTGGCTGCGGCTGCTTCCGACGTGGAGGAATTGCGGCTGAAGCTGACAGCTTACTGTGAAGGGCGGCAAGCAGACGGACTTTATACGGGAAGCGTCAAGCAGCGCCGGGCCGGGAATATCGAGACTGTTGTAAACGCAAGCGAGGTTCGTAAAGCGTTGTCTTTGAACGACATCCCCGCACTAGCGAAGGCGTGGATGGCTGGGCAGAGGATCAACTGGGAGGAGCTTTATTCTGGGCGCCCGCTCAGGATAGCCGGCCTGCCAACATATCCTTTTGCAGAAACTCGCTATTGGATGCCGCAGAAGGAAAAGCCGTTTTTTGAAACTGCGGCAGACAGTGGCAGAAGCTCCGTCCCTTGTTTGCAGGTACTGATTGGCCGCAACGTTTCTACGCTGTACGAACAGGCCTTTGAAACGGATTTTCATGGCAGCGAGTTTTATCTTGCAGATCATGGGCATGTGCTACCTGGCGTGGTTTACCTTGAAATGCTACGGGCTGCCGGTGAGATGGCTGATCCTGGGCGCCAAGTATGTGTGATCCGCAATGTGATCTGGTCGAATCCGGTCATCGTTGAAGCGAAGGTGCGCACTGTAAGAACGGTGTTGCAGGCCGGTCCCCAGGGCATTGATTTCCGTATTTGCTCGAAACAGGACGGCCAGATAGCCAGCCATGCGCAGGGCAGGCTGGAGATGGGAAGCACGCTCGCTGGGGCCACGGAGAAGCTGGATATCGGGGCGTTGATAGCAAGATACCGCGGCGGAGAAAGTGACGCACGAGCGTATTATGAGCTAATAGGACGTCTCGGTGCTGAGCTTGGCGAACGATTCCAAGGTATTCAGGCGTTGCATTGCGGCTCCGAAGAGGCGATAACGAAGCTTGCGGTTCTTGCTAGTCTGAATCCGACGCTTGGACAGTTCGGGCTGCATCCGACACTGACCGATGGTGGACTGCAATCGGCCGTGGCTTTTGCTTACAAGACCGGACGGATCGATCAGAATGTGCTGTATGTGCCTTTTGTATTGGGCCAACTTGAGATCTTCGATGTTTCTGCTAAGCCCGCATATGCCCATGTGAAACCTTCCGAGGCCAAGGGGCTTAAATTTGATATTTCCTACCTTGGCGCGGGGGGAGAGGTGCTGGCAAGAATGAAGGAACTGACGATCCGGCCGTTTCAGGCAAGCGTGGTTCAATCTGCGCTGGAGTCCGAATCCGATGTGCCGAAAGAACTTGTCTATTTCATGCCGAAATGGGTGCCGTCTCCAATCAACTCGCCGGCGCTTGACCAAGGGGAGGATAGCCGCCTTGTGTTGGTCAACGTCTCCGGTGGCGAATTCGCTGCACTGGGTACCTTTGATTCAGGCGCGCCCGTCCACATCGAATGGGGGCAGAAGTACCAGAAGCTGGAGGCCGGACGTTTTCAGATCAACCCGAACGCTGATGACGCCTTCAATAAATGGGGCTCTGAATGCAGCATTACCGGAGAGACCCGTCTGCGTATCGTTTACATACTGAGACAACCTGGGGAAGAGACGCTGAAGGAGAGAATCCGTCGGGAAATTTATCCGTTGTTCCAGCTGTGCAAGTGGCTTGTGTCCTGGCGGTTCAAGCATGAGGTCCGGATCTGCTGCATTTATCAAGGAGGACAGGCAATCTCGGAATACAATGCATTAGCCGGGTTCTTCCACTCGCTTGTTCTGGAGCAGCCGAAGCTGCTGGGTAGCGTTATTCATTGCAAAGGTATCGCGGATTTAGACCGTTTGCTGATGGAGGAATTGGCAGGTACCGGGGCGCATGAAGTGAAATACGAGGACGGCAGACGTTATGCACGTCAGTTAGTTCCGGCCGAGCCTACGCTCAAACCAGAGCAGAAGCTCATCCAGCGCGGCGCATATTTAATTGTCGGCGGCATGGGCGGTCTGGGCTATATTTTTGCCAAATATTTAGCGGCCTTCTTCCAGGCCCGGCTTGTTCTCTGCGGAAGAAGCACCCACTGCGACGGGGAGAAGCTGGACGAACTAAGGGGGCTTGGCGCCGAGGCGATGTACATTCCCATGGACTTGGCGGACCCGGCATCCGTAGATGGGGCAGTACGGACAGCAAAAGCTGCGTATTCTGGACTGAACGGTGTCTTCCACTGCGCAGGCGTCGTCCGGGATTCATTATGGGCCAAGAAAGATATGGCCGAAGTTGAAATGGTGCTGAATTCCAAAGTGTACGGGACAGCACATTTGTACGAGACGTTGTCTAGGGAGGAGTTGGAGCTGTTTGTACCGTTTTCCTCCTCCACTTCGCTGATCGGAAACATCGGGCAGGGAGACTACGCTTATGCGAACAGCTTCCTTGATCATTATGTCGCCAGCATGAATGAACAACTTGGCAGATCCGATACGGTGCTCAATTGGTCGGTCTGGCAAAATGGCGGTATGCAAATAGATGCGGCCACACGCGAGTTGCTGTGGAACAAGTTCGGCATGCGCCCACTGACCGATGAGGAGGGGATTGCCGCCTTTGAGCAGAGCCTCGCGCTTGGTGAGCAGCAGATTCTAGTGGCTGCAGGCGACCGGGCTAAGCTGATCTATGCCTTTACCCGCCCTGTCCTCAAGGAGAGCGTCCGTCTTAAGGCGCATCCGGTTACGGCCGCTGCGGCGGGAAGGGATTTGATCTCACGGTTGGCCGATGAACTGATCGGCATTATGGCCGATATTCTGAAGAGCGACCGCGGTGAAATTGCAACTGATTCGGATCTGTCAGAGCTGGGGTTCGACTCGATTTCCTTCACGGAGCTGTCTAATGCGATCAACCGCGCTTTTAGCGTAGATATAACACCGACCCTGTTCTTTGAACAATCTTCTCCGCTTACGATAGCGGAGGCCGTCTATGGGGAGTACGGCGTTGTTATTGATCGGTACTTTGAAGCTGAAGAAGCTTTGCCGACACAGACGGCTAATGCCGAGGCACCTTTTGTGGCGAAGCATTGGCAGAAGGTGCTGGCGGACAATTCGCAGAATGCGTTCCGGACGATGCTGCCAACGTTGGTCAATGAAGCGGTATCCGAATTAGTCCACTCCGATCGGGGCGGGAACGGAAGCTTGTTGGAGCTTACTTCTTCCCGTCCGGCTTCAGCCAGAGAGCCTATCGCGATTATTGGCATGAGCGGCATGATGCCAGGCGCGGACAATCTAGAGCAATTCTGGGAGAATCTCGAGGCTAAGCGGGATATGGTTACGGATATCCCCGCGGATCGCTGGAGCTGGCAGGACCGTTATGGCGATCCTCGCACCGAGACAGGCAGAACGGATGTGAAATCCGGTGCGTTTTTAAATGAAATCGACACCTTTGATCCTTTGTTTTTTGGCATTTCGCCTATGGAAGCGGAGAAGATGGATCCGCAGGAAAGGCATATGCTCCAAATTGTGTGGCACACACTGGAGAATGCAGGCTATAAAGCGGACGCGCTAGCGGGTACGCGTACCTCGGTTTTCATTGGTGTCTCCAATGGGGATTACCAGGAGCTGCTGCTCAAGGATGAAATCGCCACAACGCTGACCCGCACGATGCTGACCAACAGGATATCCTATTTCTTCAATTGGAGCGGGCCTAGCGAACCCGTGGATACGGCTTGCTCCAGCTCACTCGTAGCGATACATCGGGCAGCGGAGTCCATTTGGCATGATGAATGTACATATGCGGTGGCGGGTGGCATCAATTTGATCTCCAGTCCCAATCTATTCATTGCGGGTAGCAGCCTTGGCATGCTGAGCAAAGATGGCAAATGCAAAACGTTCGATAAATCTGCCGACGGGTATGTACGGGGCGAAGGAGCCGGGGCACTTCTGCTTAAGCCGCTATCGGCGGCCATCCGCGACAAGGATTACATTCATGGTGTCATTCGCGGAACGGCGGTCAACCACGGTGGCAAATCCAATTCGATTACGTCGCCCAATGCCAAATCCCAGGCGGATGTGATTGTTCAAGCCCATGCGCGAGCTGGGGTTGATCCGGCCACTATTACGTATATTGAAACCCACGGCACGGGGACTAGCCTTGGCGACCCCATTGAGGTGGACGGTTTGAAGAAAGCTTTTAAAACGCTGTTCCGCGCATGGGACAAACCGGATTCAGAGCTGCCGCAATGTGTGCTAGGTTCGGTCAAGACGAATATCGGCCATTTGGAATCCGCGGCTGGCATGTCTAGCATCTTCAAGGTGCTGTTGTCCATGAAGCACAAAAAAATTCCGGGCAACCTGTATTTCAATGAGTTGAACCCTTACATCAAGCTGGAGGGAACCGGACTGAGAATCGCCGAAGAAACCGTTGCCTGGAAAGCGCTAAGCGACGAACACGGAAGTGAAATTCCGCGTAGGTCGGGTATCAGCTCCTTTGGCGTGGGGGGGAGCAATGCGCACATCATCATTGAGGAGTACCGGAATGATCCTTTTGTTCTCCCTACATCGAACCGGAGTAAGTCACTTATCATTTTGTCGGCAAAAAGCCATAGCAGCCTGCTGGAGAATAGTCGCAGATTGCAGGCGTTTGCAGCCCGAAGTCTGAGCCGTTCCATAACGGCATCTGAGGCGGCAGCCGATTTGGAAGCTGCGTTGCGGCAGGAAACTGCCTCCCTTTTTGGAAATATGATGGGAATTGAACCTGAAAATATCGATCCCTATGTCGCACTGGAAGAATACGGCCTCGATGCGGTCAAAAATGTGCAGTTGCTGGAGGCACTGAAAGAAAAATATCATCTGGAATTCAAGGATTCCCTGTACGGATTCTCTTCTTTAAACAGTTTGGTTATGTTTCTCCTTCAGCATGACCCTGAAGGAATTGCCGAATTTTATGCTGGAATGCCAAGCCATGGAGCAGAGCAGACCCACGTTGACGCTTTTCCGGTAACGCTGGAGCAGATTGCTTACGGTTTACAGACCGGACGCTCCGAATTTGCAGAGCGCGCTGCCTTTGTTGTTGATAGCCTCGTAGGGCTGCATGTCCTACTGGAAGCCTATATCAGTGGAAATCGGGATATGCCGGGCATTTACGAGGGGAGAAGCAATGCACGATCGGCGCTTGGCAAATTGTTCGACGGGGAAGAAAGCCGTCTGTTTATGAACGAACTGATGCAAGCGGGCAAGCTGGACAAAATTGCTCAGCTCTGGGTTCAGGGGGTTTCTGTTGATTGGTCGGCCTGGTACTCGAAAGACGTACACAAGACGCCGCTTCCAGAATACGCATTCGACAGGGAGCGCTATTGGCTTCCAGGACCAGACCGGCCACCAGGAAATGCGGTCCGGAAGGAACATTCTGAATCACCGCTGTACAATGAAGCATCTCAGCACGCCCCGGAAGGAGGGGCGTTCCAAGCCGCTGTAGACCATGACTCACAAGAAGGTCGGGTGTCACTGAATGATGAGCAAATTCTGATGTGGCTGACCAAGGTGCAAAAAGGGGAAATCAGCGCTGAAAATCTAAATCTGTTGGTGGGGGATCTTTTGGAATGA